In one window of Pseudomonas putida DNA:
- a CDS encoding type II secretion system protein, protein MKRRQRGFTLLEVSVALGIAAVLAVITSQVLRQRLAVQDGVQQHRLGALCARELQARFAVEQYWPGSNRTAGELQQGGQVCHWDLQLRNTGVRDLRRGELRLFADRDQRVPLGLYTLFLERP, encoded by the coding sequence ATGAAGCGTCGCCAGCGTGGGTTCACCTTGCTCGAAGTCAGTGTGGCGCTTGGTATCGCCGCGGTGCTGGCGGTGATCACCAGCCAGGTACTGCGCCAGCGCCTGGCGGTGCAGGACGGCGTGCAGCAGCACCGCCTCGGCGCCTTGTGCGCCCGTGAGCTGCAGGCACGGTTTGCCGTCGAGCAGTACTGGCCGGGCAGCAATCGCACTGCCGGGGAGCTGCAGCAGGGTGGGCAGGTGTGTCATTGGGACTTGCAACTGCGCAACACCGGCGTGCGCGATCTGCGCCGTGGCGAGCTGCGCCTGTTCGCCGACCGCGATCAGCGCGTGCCGCTGGGCTTGTACACCCTGTTTCTGGAGCGCCCATGA